One window from the genome of Deinococcus sp. NW-56 encodes:
- a CDS encoding penicillin-binding protein: MPGMKRAPLLTLLLALGTPADARVRLGEPLPAHPWTAAEREIVVIYSHDCGDLGALWGAVLAAGLPVRAVNAEEVPAPAPAGVNVWRGAEATAFARRLRVGAYPTVLLVRGDRVLNAWEGTFTGNLGLGGPG; encoded by the coding sequence ATGCCGGGGATGAAGCGAGCGCCCCTGCTGACCCTGCTGCTGGCCCTGGGCACCCCCGCCGACGCGCGGGTGCGGCTGGGCGAGCCGCTGCCCGCCCACCCCTGGACGGCCGCCGAGCGCGAGATCGTGGTGATCTACTCGCACGACTGCGGCGACCTGGGGGCGCTGTGGGGGGCCGTGCTGGCCGCCGGGCTGCCGGTGCGGGCGGTCAACGCGGAAGAGGTGCCCGCCCCCGCCCCGGCCGGAGTCAACGTGTGGCGCGGGGCCGAGGCGACCGCCTTCGCACGTCGGCTGCGGGTGGGTGCCTACCCCACCGTGCTGCTGGTGCGTGGGGACCGGGTGCTGAACGCCTGGGAGGGAACCTTTACGGGGAACCTGGGCCTGGGGGGACCGGGCTGA
- a CDS encoding transglycosylase domain-containing protein, whose product MFLRFLKLTSSLLLAGGVAAAGVAATYVTKWTTELPDYRELDSFTLGAENRVFARDGAPLGTLIPKVGEQAISRTLVRLDEVSPFMTAALIANEDRRFFEHYGLDPFGIGRQLQRAVQGEDLQGGSTLTNQLIKNTLLYDEYKAARTPDRKIKEWLLSVQVERAFTKEEILRNYLNAIYWGDGGPVELYGIYSAAQAYFGKTPKQLSLAESAYLTILVPSPNRYFNYDTVRPLMKLLLGRMVEDGWVTQAQADAAWKEDLQPRGWQIRYDANGDVKTAKLVDRTAKELKAVTSTRAPHFVQQVEQDLIARFGREKVYGSGGLRVYTTLDPKVQNAVETASREATGLPPGATLGAVVVEPYSGEVLGMVGQKLRGNAPPEDWNNAAQGQRQIGSTIKPLLYTTALSTGLRQDHREEDKPVSFPCDTCKGGVYEPQNFAGAVSYRNMTIREALDRSLNLVTVRLADRIGLQTFFGKLNELGLQTNDGTGLAAALGAIETTPVKMAAAYAPFVNGGLYRPPRYVTRVTTARGEVLYDVANEVTKPKRVWTPQVAFLGLDMIRGVVNDLTPAQGGLAQGARFGEWPVAGKTGTSNFVKDLWFVGTTPLYTGAVWVGKQQGGANPDYYYSGVVGIPIWKRMMEISHAGRSPTAFVQPPGIQYVDAPDPGYLPGVKLAVLDPRFRNAANTVTEEDAPPPVVYRETGWTPGTPDPRTTVINVDRTTGRMATEFTPPERVVPRRVAITDLPGYAPDPSPAPLSDEKPDPQAVKAIRTPDTAPVVPGSGESKPASNTN is encoded by the coding sequence TTGTTCCTGAGGTTTCTGAAACTCACCTCGTCGCTGCTGCTGGCGGGCGGGGTGGCCGCCGCCGGGGTGGCCGCCACCTACGTCACCAAGTGGACGACCGAGCTGCCCGACTACCGCGAACTCGACTCCTTTACGCTGGGGGCCGAGAACCGTGTCTTTGCCCGCGACGGCGCCCCGCTGGGCACCTTGATTCCCAAGGTGGGCGAGCAGGCGATCAGCCGCACGCTGGTCCGGCTTGACGAGGTCAGCCCCTTCATGACGGCGGCCCTGATCGCCAACGAGGACCGCCGCTTTTTCGAGCATTACGGCCTCGACCCCTTCGGCATCGGGCGGCAGCTTCAGCGGGCCGTGCAGGGCGAGGACCTGCAGGGCGGCTCGACCCTGACCAACCAGCTCATCAAGAACACGCTGCTGTACGACGAGTACAAGGCCGCCCGCACGCCCGACCGCAAGATCAAGGAGTGGCTGCTGAGCGTGCAGGTCGAGCGGGCCTTTACCAAAGAGGAGATTCTGCGGAACTACCTCAACGCGATCTACTGGGGCGACGGCGGCCCGGTGGAGCTGTACGGCATCTATTCGGCGGCGCAGGCGTACTTCGGCAAGACGCCCAAGCAGCTCAGCCTCGCCGAGAGCGCCTACCTCACCATCCTGGTGCCCAGCCCCAACCGCTACTTCAACTACGACACCGTGCGCCCGCTGATGAAGCTGCTGCTGGGGCGCATGGTGGAGGACGGCTGGGTCACCCAGGCGCAGGCGGACGCGGCCTGGAAGGAAGACCTTCAGCCGCGCGGGTGGCAGATTCGCTACGACGCGAACGGGGACGTGAAGACGGCCAAGCTCGTCGACCGCACCGCCAAGGAACTCAAGGCGGTGACCAGCACGCGGGCGCCGCACTTCGTGCAGCAGGTCGAGCAGGACCTGATCGCCCGCTTCGGGCGCGAGAAGGTGTACGGGTCCGGCGGCCTGCGGGTCTACACCACCCTGGACCCCAAGGTGCAGAACGCCGTGGAGACCGCCAGCCGCGAGGCGACCGGGCTGCCGCCGGGGGCCACGCTGGGGGCCGTCGTGGTCGAGCCGTACAGCGGCGAGGTGCTGGGCATGGTGGGCCAGAAGCTGCGCGGCAACGCGCCGCCCGAGGACTGGAACAACGCCGCCCAGGGCCAGCGGCAGATCGGCTCGACCATCAAGCCGCTGCTGTACACGACGGCGCTCTCGACCGGGCTGCGCCAGGACCACCGCGAGGAGGACAAGCCCGTCTCCTTCCCCTGCGACACCTGCAAGGGCGGCGTGTACGAGCCGCAGAACTTCGCCGGAGCCGTGAGCTACCGCAACATGACGATCCGCGAGGCACTCGACCGCTCGCTGAACCTCGTCACCGTGCGGCTCGCGGACCGCATCGGCCTCCAGACCTTCTTCGGCAAGCTGAACGAGCTGGGGCTGCAAACCAATGACGGCACCGGGCTGGCGGCGGCGCTGGGGGCCATCGAGACCACGCCGGTCAAGATGGCGGCGGCCTACGCGCCCTTCGTGAACGGCGGGCTGTACCGTCCGCCCCGTTACGTCACGCGGGTGACCACCGCGCGGGGTGAAGTGCTGTACGACGTGGCAAACGAGGTCACCAAGCCCAAGCGGGTCTGGACGCCGCAGGTCGCCTTCCTGGGGCTGGACATGATCCGGGGCGTGGTGAACGACCTGACCCCCGCGCAGGGCGGGCTGGCGCAGGGGGCAAGGTTCGGGGAGTGGCCGGTCGCGGGCAAGACGGGGACGAGCAACTTCGTGAAGGACCTGTGGTTCGTGGGCACCACGCCGCTGTACACCGGCGCCGTCTGGGTCGGCAAACAGCAGGGCGGGGCCAACCCCGACTACTACTACTCGGGCGTGGTGGGCATTCCGATCTGGAAGCGGATGATGGAGATCTCGCACGCGGGCCGCTCCCCGACGGCCTTCGTGCAGCCGCCGGGCATTCAGTACGTGGACGCGCCCGACCCCGGCTACCTGCCGGGCGTGAAGCTGGCGGTGCTGGACCCCCGCTTCCGGAACGCCGCGAACACCGTCACCGAGGAGGACGCCCCGCCCCCGGTCGTCTACCGCGAGACCGGCTGGACGCCGGGCACGCCCGACCCGCGCACCACCGTCATCAACGTGGACCGCACGACCGGCCGCATGGCGACCGAGTTCACGCCGCCCGAGCGGGTGGTGCCGCGCCGGGTCGCCATCACCGACCTGCCCGGCTACGCGCCGGACCCCTCCCCCGCGCCCCTGAGCGACGAGAAGCCCGACCCGCAGGCGGTCAAGGCGATCCGCACGCCCGACACGGCGCCGGTGGTGCCGGGGTCGGGCGAGAGCAAGCCCGCTTCCAACACGAACTGA
- a CDS encoding PleD family two-component system response regulator — translation MAYTILVADDEPAIRTMLEVILSADGHEIVAVPDGRAALDYLRDHTPDALLLDVTMPQMDGFEVCSRVKQVRRLKSAPVLLLTALDDDRTRDQARLVGADDLVYKPLSGKNLRSRVKQLIEARRA, via the coding sequence ATGGCGTACACCATCCTCGTCGCGGACGACGAACCGGCGATCCGGACCATGCTGGAGGTCATTCTGTCGGCGGACGGGCACGAGATCGTGGCGGTGCCGGACGGCCGGGCGGCGCTGGACTACCTGCGCGACCACACGCCCGACGCGCTGCTGCTGGACGTGACCATGCCCCAGATGGACGGCTTCGAGGTCTGCTCGCGGGTCAAGCAGGTGCGGCGCCTCAAAAGTGCCCCCGTGCTGCTGCTCACGGCGCTGGACGACGACCGGACCCGCGACCAGGCGCGGCTGGTGGGGGCCGACGATCTGGTGTACAAGCCCCTGAGCGGCAAGAATTTGCGCAGCCGCGTGAAGCAACTGATCGAGGCGCGGCGGGCGTGA
- a CDS encoding histidine phosphatase family protein, giving the protein MREQPGDLLLIRHAKATGQAPDAPLTPEGAEAAARLADTLAEAGITRIVSSPWRRAVDTARPLAARLGLEVGTDGRLTERVLSGADLPDWMTHLEASFADPDLALPGGESGRVARARALAALAEARDPGGVTAVFTHGNLLALALGLDHAGWAGLRNPDVWRLDGEGRAVRVGT; this is encoded by the coding sequence ATGCGGGAACAGCCGGGCGACCTCCTCCTGATCCGGCACGCCAAGGCGACCGGGCAGGCCCCCGACGCGCCCCTCACCCCGGAGGGGGCAGAAGCGGCGGCGCGGCTCGCGGATACCCTCGCGGAGGCCGGAATCACCCGGATTGTCAGCAGTCCGTGGCGGCGGGCGGTGGACACGGCGCGGCCCCTGGCGGCGCGGCTGGGGCTGGAGGTCGGGACGGACGGGCGGCTCACCGAGCGGGTGTTGAGCGGCGCGGACCTGCCGGATTGGATGACCCACCTGGAGGCGAGCTTCGCGGACCCGGACCTCGCGCTGCCGGGCGGGGAGTCGGGACGGGTGGCCCGTGCCCGTGCCCTCGCGGCGCTGGCGGAGGCCCGTGATCCCGGCGGCGTCACGGCGGTCTTCACCCACGGCAACCTGCTCGCCCTCGCGCTGGGGCTGGACCACGCGGGGTGGGCGGGGCTGCGGAATCCGGACGTGTGGCGGCTGGACGGGGAGGGACGGGCGGTCCGGGTGGGCACCTAG
- a CDS encoding NUDIX domain-containing protein: MLFRKPAPRFYVNARAIIERETPQGTEVLLQRREKSGEPRRLEFPGGQLEPFEGILTALLREVREETGLTVTALLDPPNERVSNSSGGEVECLTPSFVYQTRRGPVDSVGFFFRVWAEGELTRAGDHAAGHSWVPLADLRRRLDAEPETFDWLTQGALGFYLQRAWA; the protein is encoded by the coding sequence GTGCTGTTCCGAAAACCCGCACCGCGTTTCTACGTCAATGCCCGCGCCATCATCGAGCGCGAGACGCCGCAGGGGACCGAGGTGCTGCTGCAACGGCGGGAAAAGTCCGGCGAGCCGCGCCGCCTGGAGTTTCCCGGCGGGCAACTCGAACCCTTCGAGGGCATTCTGACGGCCCTTCTCCGTGAGGTGCGGGAAGAAACCGGCCTGACCGTCACGGCGCTGCTGGACCCCCCGAATGAACGTGTCAGCAACTCGTCGGGTGGTGAAGTCGAATGTCTGACGCCCTCATTCGTGTACCAGACGCGGCGCGGTCCGGTGGACAGTGTGGGGTTTTTCTTCCGGGTATGGGCCGAGGGCGAGCTGACGCGGGCGGGGGACCACGCGGCGGGGCACTCGTGGGTGCCGCTGGCCGACTTGCGCCGCCGCCTGGACGCTGAGCCGGAAACCTTCGATTGGCTCACGCAAGGGGCGCTGGGGTTCTACCTGCAACGGGCGTGGGCGTGA
- a CDS encoding DinB family protein has protein sequence MTATPDWQRWYRIEPQARYTPQIGALVEMMAYVRMTTLHDVKGLTAEQLDATPPGFENSIGALLTHIAAVERAYHLFSLEGRDLDRKRDAALLGGLSMGREGTPPPSGQSLETLLGELQESRAVTLAALAERDDAWLASRLTVPGFDFPNHHWAWFHVMEDEVNHRGQIRLIRKLVAPAPQPEASA, from the coding sequence ATGACCGCCACTCCCGACTGGCAACGCTGGTACCGCATCGAACCGCAGGCGCGGTACACCCCGCAGATCGGGGCGCTGGTCGAGATGATGGCGTATGTCCGGATGACCACCCTGCATGACGTGAAGGGGCTCACCGCTGAGCAACTGGATGCCACGCCGCCCGGCTTTGAGAACTCCATTGGGGCGTTGCTGACGCATATCGCGGCGGTAGAACGGGCCTATCACCTCTTCTCGCTGGAGGGCCGTGACCTCGACCGGAAGAGAGATGCGGCCCTGCTGGGCGGCCTGAGCATGGGCCGCGAGGGCACGCCCCCGCCCTCCGGGCAGAGCCTGGAGACGCTGCTGGGCGAGTTGCAGGAGAGCCGAGCGGTCACGCTGGCGGCCCTCGCCGAGCGGGACGACGCCTGGTTGGCCTCACGGCTGACGGTGCCGGGCTTCGACTTTCCCAACCACCACTGGGCCTGGTTCCACGTCATGGAGGACGAGGTCAACCACCGGGGCCAGATTCGCCTGATTCGCAAGCTGGTCGCGCCCGCGCCGCAGCCGGAAGCGTCGGCTTGA
- the icd gene encoding NADP-dependent isocitrate dehydrogenase — MTIQDSHSQDPHIQVPTQGEKIRMEGGKLMVPERPIIPFVEGDGTGPDIWRASVRVLDAAVEKAYGGQRQIEWMEVYAGEKSTQVYGEGEWLPQATVDAFNEYLFGIKGPLTTPVGGGIRSINVALRQELDLYACVRPVQYFEGVPSPVKRPQDVDMVIFRENTEDIYAGIEYKAGTPEAERVREFLMGEMGVSKIRFPETSAFGVKPVSKEGTERLVRAAIQYAIDNGRKSVSLVHKGNIMKFTEGGFRDWGYELAKREFGGVELDGGPWLQLPNGIVIKDVIADNFLQQILLRPTEYDVIATLNLNGDYLSDALAAQVGGIGIAPGANINYVTGHAIFEATHGTAPKYAGKDVINPSSVILSGEMMLRYMGWTEAADLILKGLDATIRQKTVTYDFARGMEGATEVKTSQFADHIIEHIQK; from the coding sequence ATGACCATTCAAGATTCACACAGCCAAGACCCCCATATCCAGGTGCCCACCCAGGGCGAGAAGATTCGCATGGAGGGCGGCAAGCTCATGGTGCCCGAGCGGCCCATCATCCCCTTCGTGGAGGGCGACGGCACCGGCCCCGACATCTGGCGGGCCAGCGTGCGCGTCCTCGACGCCGCCGTGGAAAAGGCCTACGGCGGTCAGCGCCAGATCGAGTGGATGGAGGTCTACGCGGGCGAGAAGAGCACCCAGGTCTACGGCGAGGGCGAGTGGCTCCCGCAGGCGACCGTGGACGCCTTCAACGAGTACCTCTTCGGCATCAAGGGGCCGCTGACCACGCCCGTCGGCGGCGGCATCCGCTCCATCAACGTGGCGCTGCGCCAGGAACTCGACCTGTACGCCTGCGTGCGCCCCGTCCAGTACTTCGAGGGCGTCCCCAGCCCCGTCAAGCGTCCCCAGGACGTCGACATGGTGATCTTCCGCGAGAACACCGAGGACATCTACGCCGGGATCGAGTACAAGGCCGGGACCCCCGAGGCCGAGCGCGTGCGCGAGTTCCTGATGGGCGAGATGGGCGTGAGCAAGATCCGCTTCCCCGAAACTTCCGCGTTCGGCGTGAAGCCCGTCTCCAAGGAAGGCACCGAGCGCCTCGTCCGCGCCGCCATCCAGTACGCGATTGACAATGGCCGCAAGAGCGTCAGCCTCGTGCACAAGGGCAACATCATGAAGTTCACGGAGGGCGGCTTCCGCGACTGGGGTTATGAGCTCGCCAAGCGCGAGTTCGGCGGCGTGGAACTCGACGGCGGCCCCTGGCTGCAACTCCCGAACGGCATCGTCATCAAGGACGTGATCGCCGACAACTTCCTCCAGCAGATCCTGCTGCGCCCCACCGAGTACGACGTGATCGCCACCCTGAATCTCAACGGCGACTACCTCTCCGACGCCCTCGCCGCGCAGGTGGGCGGCATCGGCATCGCGCCGGGTGCCAACATCAACTACGTGACCGGCCACGCGATCTTCGAGGCCACCCACGGCACCGCGCCCAAGTACGCGGGCAAGGACGTGATCAACCCCTCGTCGGTGATCCTCTCCGGCGAGATGATGCTGCGCTACATGGGCTGGACCGAGGCCGCCGACCTGATCCTGAAGGGCCTCGACGCCACCATCCGGCAGAAGACCGTGACCTACGACTTCGCCCGTGGCATGGAGGGCGCGACCGAGGTCAAGACCAGCCAGTTCGCCGACCACATCATCGAGCACATCCAGAAGTAA
- a CDS encoding N-acetyltransferase, whose protein sequence is MTLRPATPADRAALYRICLETADSGEDGTHLYRDPLLVGHVYAGPYLTFAPEHAFVLDDGEGVGGYVLGVLDTAAFSARLEREWWPALRAQYPDPVNVPPGERTPDERLAHLIHHPAAPDPALLAEYPSHLHIDLLPRMQGRGQGRRLFDHLFSSLRGAGSPGVHLGVGGRNTRAQAFYWHLGFHELSRSPGGALLMGLRL, encoded by the coding sequence ATGACCCTGCGCCCCGCGACTCCCGCCGACCGCGCGGCCCTCTACCGCATCTGCCTGGAAACCGCCGACAGCGGCGAGGACGGCACCCACCTCTACCGTGACCCGCTCCTCGTCGGCCACGTGTACGCCGGACCCTACCTCACGTTCGCGCCCGAGCACGCCTTCGTGCTGGACGACGGGGAGGGCGTGGGCGGGTATGTCCTCGGCGTGCTCGACACCGCAGCTTTCAGCGCCCGCCTGGAGCGCGAGTGGTGGCCCGCCCTCCGGGCACAGTATCCCGATCCGGTGAACGTGCCGCCTGGCGAACGCACGCCCGACGAGCGCCTGGCGCACCTGATCCACCACCCGGCCGCGCCCGATCCGGCCCTGCTCGCCGAGTACCCCTCTCACCTGCACATCGACCTGCTGCCCAGGATGCAAGGGAGGGGACAGGGGCGGCGGCTGTTCGACCACCTCTTCTCGTCGCTGCGGGGGGCGGGTTCGCCGGGCGTTCACCTGGGGGTGGGCGGGCGGAATACCCGTGCCCAGGCGTTTTACTGGCACCTCGGCTTCCACGAGTTGAGCCGGTCGCCGGGGGGCGCCCTGCTGATGGGGCTGAGGCTGTAG
- a CDS encoding radical SAM protein: MSYWRTQIKPLLDAETGTLHKQAPIRVTLAFPNRYSVGMASLGYQVIYRMFNQEEGVACERAFLPDDVEAFERTGQALPTVESGRGAGDCELFALSVSFELDLTNIIRTLDVAGMRPLRAERSDTDPVVMIGGPFTSSNPYPLTPFADVIVIGDGEQIVPVVSEALRESQTREEFYDLIDGMPGIFLPARHVHEPTWATAPKELLPAYSQIVTPHSELSNMFLVEAQRGCPRPCTFCLARTMYGPNRNNQAQELLDTIPDWVEKVGLVGAALSDFPHTKYVGRVLTDRGIKLGVSSIRADTVDEELAAILKAGGLRTFTVASDAPSERLRRWLKKGITTEDLLKTAHISRDLGFSGIKVYMMIGLGPENDDDITELIEFTKELAKINRVALGISPFVPKRHTPHFADPFGGVQTIEKRLKRIQKELRTTAELRNVSAKWAWVESVIARGGPEVGMAAYQIYRNESIGAWKKALDEVGWRDEFEVNTPAIHLPPGHYEAREVSAHAEGLAV; encoded by the coding sequence TTGAGTTACTGGCGCACCCAGATCAAACCGCTGCTGGACGCGGAAACCGGCACCCTGCACAAGCAGGCCCCCATCCGCGTCACGCTGGCGTTTCCCAATCGCTATTCGGTGGGCATGGCCTCGCTCGGGTATCAGGTCATCTACCGCATGTTCAACCAGGAAGAAGGGGTCGCCTGCGAGCGGGCCTTTCTCCCCGACGACGTGGAGGCCTTCGAGCGCACCGGACAGGCCCTCCCCACCGTCGAGTCGGGCAGGGGCGCAGGCGACTGCGAACTGTTCGCCCTGAGCGTGTCCTTCGAACTCGACCTCACCAACATCATCCGCACGCTGGACGTGGCCGGGATGCGCCCCTTGCGGGCCGAGCGCAGCGACACCGACCCCGTCGTGATGATAGGCGGTCCCTTCACGTCGTCGAACCCCTATCCGCTCACGCCCTTTGCCGACGTGATCGTGATCGGGGACGGCGAGCAGATCGTGCCCGTGGTGTCCGAGGCCCTGCGCGAGTCGCAGACCCGCGAGGAGTTCTACGACCTTATCGACGGGATGCCCGGCATCTTCCTCCCCGCGCGGCACGTTCACGAGCCGACCTGGGCCACCGCGCCCAAGGAACTGCTGCCCGCGTACTCGCAGATCGTGACGCCGCACTCAGAGCTGTCGAACATGTTCCTGGTCGAGGCGCAGCGCGGCTGCCCGCGTCCCTGCACCTTCTGCCTCGCGCGGACGATGTACGGCCCCAACCGCAACAACCAGGCGCAGGAGCTGCTGGACACCATTCCCGACTGGGTGGAGAAGGTCGGTCTGGTGGGTGCGGCTCTCTCGGACTTCCCGCACACCAAGTACGTGGGCCGGGTGCTCACCGACCGGGGCATCAAGCTGGGCGTGTCCTCCATCCGCGCCGACACCGTGGACGAGGAACTCGCCGCCATCCTCAAGGCGGGCGGATTGCGGACCTTCACCGTGGCGAGCGACGCTCCCTCCGAACGCCTGCGCCGCTGGCTGAAAAAGGGCATCACGACCGAAGACCTGCTCAAAACCGCCCACATCAGCCGCGACCTGGGCTTTTCCGGCATCAAGGTCTACATGATGATCGGCCTCGGTCCCGAGAACGACGACGACATCACCGAGCTGATCGAGTTCACGAAGGAACTGGCGAAGATCAACCGGGTCGCCCTGGGCATCAGCCCCTTCGTGCCCAAGCGACACACCCCGCACTTCGCGGACCCCTTCGGCGGCGTGCAGACCATCGAGAAGCGCCTCAAGCGCATCCAGAAGGAGCTGCGGACCACCGCCGAACTGCGCAACGTGTCCGCGAAGTGGGCCTGGGTCGAGTCGGTGATCGCTCGCGGCGGCCCGGAAGTCGGCATGGCCGCCTACCAGATCTACCGCAACGAGAGCATCGGCGCGTGGAAAAAAGCCCTCGACGAGGTGGGCTGGCGCGACGAGTTCGAGGTCAACACGCCCGCCATCCACCTCCCGCCCGGCCACTACGAGGCCCGCGAGGTCAGCGCCCACGCGGAGGGGCTGGCGGTCTAA
- a CDS encoding cation:proton antiporter, with amino-acid sequence MSLAELFLELGAVILALAFVGRAAGRLGITPIPLYLIAGIGLGAFVHLGDAPEEFIHIGAEIGAVLLLFTLGLEYTSAELRSNLAANRQVGLLDLALNFTPGLLAGLVLGFSPLAAALLGGVTYLSSSGIASKVLSDLGRLGNRETPVVLAVCVLEDVAMAVYLPVMAALLIGGTLAAVGVNLLVALAAFALAFFLALKYGDLFSRLINVQSNEALLLSVFGLVLLIAGLADMLKVSAAIGAFLVGIALSGEVADRTRHLIEPLRDLFAAVFFVFFGLQLDLGSVPDVLLPAAVLAVVTSLTKFYTGWYGAARAGVQTRGRVRAGATLIPRGEFSILIAGLGLALAPKLGPLAAVYVLMTAFLGPILARFDAQLAPLLDRRLRLAGVPAAGVPTEAASRPPLAETREPRTD; translated from the coding sequence ATGTCGCTCGCTGAACTGTTTCTGGAACTCGGCGCGGTCATCCTCGCGCTGGCCTTCGTGGGCCGGGCGGCGGGGCGGCTGGGCATCACGCCCATCCCGCTGTACCTGATCGCGGGCATCGGGCTGGGGGCCTTCGTGCACCTGGGCGACGCGCCGGAGGAGTTCATCCACATCGGCGCGGAGATCGGCGCGGTGCTGCTGCTGTTCACGCTGGGGCTGGAGTACACCAGCGCGGAACTGCGGAGCAACCTCGCGGCCAACCGGCAGGTGGGGCTGCTCGACCTCGCGCTGAACTTCACGCCGGGGCTGCTCGCCGGGCTGGTGCTGGGGTTCTCGCCGCTCGCCGCCGCCCTGCTGGGGGGCGTGACCTACCTGAGTTCCAGCGGAATCGCCTCCAAAGTGCTCTCCGACCTGGGGCGGCTGGGCAACCGCGAGACGCCCGTCGTGCTGGCGGTGTGCGTGCTGGAGGACGTGGCGATGGCCGTCTACCTCCCGGTGATGGCCGCCCTGCTGATCGGGGGCACGCTGGCGGCGGTGGGGGTGAACCTGCTCGTCGCGCTGGCGGCCTTCGCGCTGGCGTTTTTCCTGGCCCTGAAATACGGGGACCTGTTCAGTCGCCTGATCAACGTGCAGAGCAACGAGGCGCTGCTGCTCAGCGTGTTCGGGCTGGTGCTGCTGATCGCGGGCCTGGCCGACATGCTGAAGGTGTCGGCGGCGATCGGGGCCTTTCTGGTCGGGATCGCCCTCTCCGGCGAGGTGGCCGACCGCACCCGGCACCTGATCGAACCGCTGCGCGACCTGTTCGCGGCGGTCTTTTTCGTGTTCTTCGGGCTGCAACTCGACCTGGGGAGCGTGCCGGACGTGCTGCTTCCGGCGGCGGTGCTCGCGGTGGTCACCAGCCTCACCAAGTTTTACACGGGGTGGTACGGCGCGGCCCGCGCAGGTGTGCAGACGCGGGGGCGGGTGCGGGCGGGGGCCACCCTGATTCCGCGCGGCGAGTTCAGCATCCTGATCGCGGGGCTGGGGCTGGCGCTCGCGCCCAAACTGGGACCACTCGCGGCGGTGTACGTGCTGATGACCGCGTTCCTGGGACCGATCCTGGCCCGCTTCGACGCCCAGCTCGCGCCGCTGCTCGACCGCCGCTTGCGGTTGGCCGGGGTTCCGGCGGCGGGGGTTCCAACCGAAGCGGCGTCACGGCCACCGCTGGCCGAGACGCGGGAGCCGCGCACGGACTGA
- a CDS encoding cation:proton antiporter regulatory subunit, translating into MIRLDETPLPGVGVRHDFDGRYGKRVGVITHRDGRREIFVSRRDDPDACAQSIVLSEEEAEAVADLLGGSTITRHVSKLTQEVEGLAMDWVPVSGISPYAGHPLGDTMMRTRTGASIVAVMRDGQAIPAPGPDFPLRAGDTVVVVGTPGGVVRAARLLGGGE; encoded by the coding sequence ATGATTCGACTCGATGAAACGCCCCTTCCCGGCGTGGGCGTGCGGCACGATTTCGATGGGCGCTACGGCAAGCGCGTGGGCGTGATCACCCACCGCGACGGACGGCGCGAGATTTTCGTCTCCCGCCGTGACGACCCCGACGCCTGCGCCCAGAGCATCGTGCTGAGCGAGGAGGAGGCCGAGGCGGTCGCCGACCTGCTGGGCGGCTCGACCATCACCCGGCACGTCTCCAAGCTCACGCAGGAGGTCGAGGGACTGGCGATGGACTGGGTGCCGGTCTCGGGGATCAGCCCCTACGCCGGGCACCCGCTGGGCGACACCATGATGCGCACCCGCACGGGCGCGAGCATCGTGGCGGTGATGCGCGACGGGCAGGCGATTCCGGCGCCCGGCCCCGACTTTCCGCTGCGGGCGGGGGACACGGTGGTCGTCGTGGGGACGCCGGGCGGGGTGGTGCGGGCCGCGCGGCTGCTGGGCGGCGGCGAATGA
- a CDS encoding MarR family winged helix-turn-helix transcriptional regulator → MTDPTQANAPPAPDDTARLTRAMRELHRLIGTEVLRGMQGGLQDHDLTFAQMTALHGLRAGAPLTVSALAAHTRLSLPATSHLVERLVRRGLAERRENPENRREKFVAPTAAGLAVVSRMDARFVGAYAAAFQPVRPPVLRAAADAVQALIAEITAGPTPPSGPQETP, encoded by the coding sequence ATGACGGATCCCACCCAGGCAAATGCCCCTCCCGCCCCGGACGACACCGCCCGGCTGACCCGGGCCATGCGCGAGCTGCACCGCCTGATCGGCACCGAGGTGCTGCGCGGCATGCAGGGCGGCCTGCAAGACCACGACCTCACCTTCGCGCAGATGACGGCCCTGCACGGGCTGCGGGCCGGAGCGCCCCTGACCGTGAGTGCGCTCGCCGCCCACACCCGCCTGAGCCTCCCCGCGACGAGCCACCTCGTCGAGCGGCTGGTGCGCCGGGGGCTGGCCGAGCGCCGGGAGAACCCGGAGAACCGCCGCGAGAAGTTCGTCGCCCCCACGGCGGCGGGCCTCGCGGTCGTCTCGCGCATGGACGCGCGGTTCGTGGGAGCCTACGCCGCCGCCTTCCAGCCTGTGCGCCCGCCGGTCCTGCGCGCGGCCGCCGACGCGGTGCAGGCCCTGATCGCGGAGATCACCGCTGGCCCGACTCCCCCCTCTGGCCCTCAGGAGACCCCATGA